CAGAAGTTTTGAAACAACATTAGATGTTGGTTTTTctttaacagtttttatttcatatcaACCAAATTCAAAGCGTGCTGCTAACTCTCCTGAACATACCTTGAGACTTTGATTGTGCAGCTTGGTGGAGGCGTTTTCGGCACTGAGATGATGCAGCTGATCCCGGAGTTCCTCCCTCTCCGCCCGACTCTTCTCCTCCGCTGAATGAAGCTGAGCGTGCAGCTCGATCACCTGACTGTGACATAGACAGGTATAAAAGGTTACTTTACTCAACAACCACAATTTTCTAAGTAACattgtttctgtttcagtttctGGCCATAACACAGATCCTGCAACTCCAAAGTGTCAGTAGCCTCAGTTTCAGTACCAGTTTGTGTCACGTGACACCCTCTGGGCCTGAAAAATGGAGCCAATACAGAAgtgcccccccaaaaaaagtaaataaaaaagcgCCAGATACAAAGAAGGTTTTGGTTTCTACGGCTTTTTCCCTCCTTTATAAAAACTGTGTGATGGGTGATTTTGTAGGGTGGGAGGGTTTGCACTCATCTTACTGCTAGTGATTTCAAGAAGCAGAAGCAGATAAAGAGACACCAGAGAGCTGATTTCCCAATTCCAGCATGAACAGGAGGAACATAGAGCATACCAGTCACAGATCCTTGTTTACCTACAGTAATGAACAACCTTAAGTGTACGATATCAGCTGCTGAGGTGCACGAGTCCGCTGCCACCTGGGCCTCTCTACGGCCTTGTACACGTTCTGCTGTGGCGGGATTTTTCGACAGGGTTACAGTAAAAAAACCAGTCAAAAGTCTGTGGTCCAACCAAATGACCCCACGCTGCCCACCACTTCCACATCCTTCTCTCCTCATTTCTTAAATTGGGTTTCcatttaacatatgttaaggGACGGAAATTCcctgtaaaaagaaatgtttaaagTCCAGTAAATCTATGCTTGTCTGATATAACCACAGCTGGTTTCACCTGCCTTGCACACTGAAGCATCTCCAAAAGTGCTACAGACTAAGCTGCAGGGTTGTCAGTGTATTGCCACCCCTCCCCGACCCCCGAAGTTTCTCCTTTAATCCTGGAAGGTCTCGGTATGTCGGAGCAGCTCCTGCGGCCTGCCCTAGGATCCTCATCCCACAACATCATTCCTCCACAGACTACAGCTCCCCTGCTCTGCCTCCTCTGCGAGACCTTAGAGAGCTCTCCTCCTCATGCGACCTGTGACAAAGAGATTTAAGAAACCTCTGCATCCATCTCCAACTAGAAAGGTGAATGCAACTCCACCCTGTTTGTCAGCATTTGGCTTTTCTCTCCAAAGCCACTTCCATTTCCTCCTCCCATGGAACAGTCAGCTCTGCCACGATGGCTATTCTGGAGGACGTGGACCAGACCAGGATATCTGGCTGATATCTGGAAGAACTGAACCAGCTCAGGCGAGCTCAGCCGTGCCTGGGGCATCCTCCAGATATCGACCATGTGATGGCCCCGCTGCCCCCAGCTTTCTTGCAATACTGGCTCACAGCTTTGATCTTGTAGCTTTCATTTTCCATCTTGATGACTTCTGATATGGCAAGATGTTTCCTTTTCTTCATGGTAGCCTTAGACTAGAAATTCTGCCCACTTTGAACTGAAGAGGGGCAGACCAGTGAAACTACGTGATAAAGGTgtgaaattacagaaaaagttctgTTTGTTGATTCCCCAGACTGTCCCATAAttataaaaacaacatttcttACATATCAAATAAGGAGACAGACATTTCTATAGTAGATAGTGAAAAAGCATGTAATTGTTTAtctgttacttaattactttggtgtactATGAAATAGAAATGGGGTAGGGTTCCTTTATCAATAGGAAAAGTTGTcaaacttatgaaaatacagtgaCAAAGTCAAAATCTATGTACTCCTTcatattttccaaagctgtcTAGTGGGCCGGATTTAAGTCTTTGCAGGGCCGATTCTGGCCctcaggccttatgtttgacacccctgccttaGACATCTCCTTGTTGTCATCTTCCAGGTCTCCAGCAAACCAGACAAAGTTGGACTTGAAATTCCTTATGAAGACATAAATTTGAAACTGACCACGGCCGCCTTAATTTTCAGGGTGACTCACATGTTGTCCGATGATGCTGGGCTACATTTATCGATTTATTTACAGAAACAAGGAGAACTAAATGAGTGTTTCCATGAATGCACTCACTGTTTGAGAGCAGAGATTTCCTGTTCTAGCTGTCCTTTAGCCGCTGCCTCCTTGGAGTGGCGGAGGCACCAGTCACTGGATGTGGACAGAGCCTGAGCCAGCTGGGACTcctttaagaaaaaacaaaaacactcacacactttcttcttttgtttttgaccttatttattatttcaagTGCTCCTCATAAACAAGTCACCTTCAACAAGGTGAACAGGTGAAAGAGAATGAACAGAGTAAGCAGGAAGTGTCTGTATGCCTGTTACAGGCTCAGTCAGACTGCTGTTCCTTCAACAGGCAGTCCtcacctctgttgcttgtgtgTTTCACTGGAAACTTGCCACTTGGCCAAGCGGCTCTCCTTTGAATCAGATTTGCATAAACCACATGATCAGACAAGACACCACGGAGAAAACTCATTTGCATGCAGAAGAAACCACACAGAGGTGTGACAGTCACACAAAGGAACCAACATGTTTTCTCCACCACCTTCTCCATCTATAATCTACCGCAATACCAGAAAATGATGAAATACTgtgaaaagatttttaaaaatatggatTGGAAAATAGTTTTTAGTTCATCACAGGATGTAATGTAGGTAATGTGTCACTTTAGGAAACCAGTGACCAGGTTTAATCACACGGGCTGCACATACTGACCTTCTCCTGAAGTTTCTCCGCAAACCGCCTGGCGGCCTCCTCGGCTCGCTCTGCCTGCTCGGTGAGCAGGGCCAGACTTCTCTCCTCGGCCTCCCTCTGCTCCCTCAGAGTTTGCAGCTCCTCCTGAAGCACCTGGAGctccttctgctgctgctcctggcTCTGATACATCCTctacagagagcgagagaagcAGGAAAGCTGGTTTAAAGAGTAATGAATGCTAAAGGGTGAGTTTAGGATTCTGAATTAGCTTCACTGGCAAAGTGTGCACATCAAAAGACTCTTGTTGTTACTTATTCGACATGCACTGTTATGTGGACGATTTACAACAGATACATGAAAGAAAACATACGTTCAGAACAAGGACGAGGGAAACAAAGCAGCTAAAGTGCTGCTATAAACTTTAAAAAGGTTGTGCCAGACTTACTTTTCCTGGGAAAAGCCTCTTTTGGCTTAAAGAAAGAGTTTCAGTGTCTGTTTTGTAACTGAAAGGTGTGAACACTTGTATATTTGTGGCCAGTCTAAACCCATTGCTGAACCACACTCATGAAACCTGAACATGAGCGTAGTGGAggagcaatgaaaaaaaaaaaacacaggagcAATGCACACACTTGGCACGATAACTGAGAGTCAAAGAAATATTGTTTCATGTTCTTACACATACATAAGTCAGCTCTTACTCACAGATTTCAAGGTTATACAGCTGTAATAAATCAGCCCTCCTCTTTCTGAGCTGTGAGATTGATCCAGAGATGCCTCGCATTTATCCGTACACAGTCCCAGAGGAGTTTGCCTTCATATTAGAACATACTGATTCTCCTTCAGCTGGCTCTCACTGACCCTAACTGCTGTTTCTGGGGAGAAACATGTGCCTGTGCCTACACTCCATTATTATTTCAGTAGATTACTTTCTCCCTCATTGGGTCAATCTTTTTTTGACCTGCTagtttgtgctgttttcagcagattGCAGATTCCTCCAGGAATTGCAGTGGTTCTAACCGACATCAGGTTGGTGTTGATGTCTGGAACAGTGTAAACACTGGATGTAGTAACTTCACCCTGGGGGTACAGGCGTTAAGATTAGTCATATATCCTGTTTACTGAAGTTCACAGCTAAACAGGTGGAATGAATTAGAGTTTGGAGGAAGCCACACAGTGGCTGATGGTCTGgttgtgtttttacttttacttttttattctttacaaCCTCCATTTTATTATATATCGTATAGTCATTCGGTGTAACTTGTTTTCGGGCATTTTTAAacgtaaatgaaaataaagtgtTACAAGTATTTGCTATGGCAGACCCCAGGTTTTGCAACAAATATGTCTTTAGATTCCTTCATGTGGCATTTTTGGCAGTTAAATTGCAGAACTCTCACTTGTGCATTTTTTTGCGATCGCATTAATTGCATTGACTAGTAAATGTGGCCTGAAATATCAAAAGGGTTTTTTAAGTCTTTGGTTGTAGTCTATGTCTGCTTGTTCCAGTGTGTTAATGCATATGATTGCGTTCTGTGTTAACAGACCTGAATCTGAGCGGCCAGTCGGGTCTTTTCTGCCTCTGCTCGGCTCAGCTGAGACTCCAGGTGGCTGCGAGTTGACTCCAGGATTCTTGAAAGCTCCTCGGTTGACTTAACATTGTCCTGCAATGAGAGAGGGAAGCAGAGGATGAGCGGGAGAGATCATTAAGGGTGCGCATGTCTGTCTGAGAGGTATCAGTTAGTTGTGGAAAACCTTTTCAAAGTCCAAATGCTCTGCAAGCTTTGAGGCCTCTTTCTCCTTGTGGGTGAGTTTGGCCAGAAGGcgctgcaaaagaagaaacgTCTTCTCAGAAATTTTCTCTGATGTAAAATGAGGTAAAAAGCGGGTGATAATCACTCACCATGTTCTCTGCTTCACTGTCGGCCAGTCTCTTTCTCAGGGTGTCTGTCTGTTCTGACCTCACCAGCGATTCCCGCTGCGGATACAGTAAAAGTGAATAAAGGCACGCTGACAGTCCCACTCCTTAAATTTTTGTCTTCTTCCTGTACCTCATGTTCACTCCACTCTCTGAGGAGCTGTCGGAGGCCGTGGTGTGTGTTATCAAACATCTCGATCTTTTCCAACAACAACTTCTGCTGCCGTTCCAGAGAAGCTGCGTGCAGTTTTAATGGCGTCTTGtcctaaaacataaataaacatgtACATCCAAACATGTCCTAATCTATTCCTTCTGCCTCATTTCTTCATCCACTTGATTTATCAGTAAAATATCTTCCAGTGCAGGTTTTACCTTGGCAAAGCTGTCCATAGTTTCCTTCAAAGCTGTCAGCTGATTGGCTACAGCTACGCCGTCAATTTCTGCTTCAACGAGGGCTCTCAGGAGcaaatctgcctctctgtgttgaCCTTGAGAATCTGACCTGTAAACAAAGCAGACCTGAAATATCATTGTGTGCATCAGCAGAAAGTATATTGGAGAAAAAGTTGGCCTTATTATTCTCATTTCCTCTACTAGAGTATCGTTGCAGGATTCACTGAAAGCTGAAACTTGTATTTCCTTGTGCTAAATCCACTTGTTCCCCTTCTCTTCCCCTGACTGCCAACACTGCGTGATTCCTCTGGTACCCAGTCTCCGTTCCAGTTGACCTGCATCAATCACACCACCTGTTTAAAGGTGCAGCAGTTATTCAGGGCGACCTTGATTCTGGGTGAGCAGCCTTCTGCTACACCACCTTTCTCAGTGTTGTGCTGGTAACCATGCACACTGGTAGTTTATCAGGCATTTGACATACTAATCTCTACCAGTAGAGGTGCTACTTGGAGATGCATTTAGTTCATTTAGTccacaggtgtcaaactccagtctttgagggccggtgtcctgaaacttttccatgtgtccctgctgtaacacacctgaacaaaattagtaggtcattagcaagactatagaacttgactgctggccctcgaggactggagtttgacaccgcTGGTGTCCAttaaattgtaaaataaataaataaaaattaactaAAACACCTTAATCTATGAACATTAGCTCCCAAGTTTGGAGGTACTTGTggttattttcatttgtttgttttgaataGCACCCTCTCACTGTTAGTTCTCCTCCTTTTATTGCTTTacaaagaaatgtgtaaaaactTGTTGCCGCCCATTAAAGAGACTTCTGCAACGCAAAGATTACAGTAGAAGACTTTTGTagtaaaaaggtttttttggCAGATttaccaaattaaaaaaaaatctgatttaacTGCATATTCTTCCATTGCAGCTTTTACATTATAGGAATAGGAGAAATAGCACTCATCATTAATTTCATTATTCATTTTGCCTAATCATTGCTATAACATGAATTCATTCAGCATTTGTTTCGTGCTCCAGTGAGAAGATTCAGAGACACTGTACAACTAGACGTTACTCTATCGAACGGTAACGGACGCCTCACTGTCTACAATCGAGGAGTCACAGTATCCACCGGAATTAAAAACTTCaccagaaaacaaaatgtcTCAGGAAGTGATGTTTATTCTTTATCGGCTTCAAACGCTACTAAACCATTTTGGTTAAACTTCCTCTGGATATGAGGTCACTAGTGcaaatgtttgtgtgtcagaCTGCTGAAGCTGTACGTACTTCTTCAAACGGCGAAAGCTCTCTTGCTCTCTAAGTAGGATGCTGAGGTCCTTGGACACTGCATCCAGctcttcctcctgctcctctgcTTCGTTCTGATGTCTGATCCCATTTTCTGTCTGATGCCGTACTCGGCTCGTCTAATCACAACAAACAGAAATACGATTCAGGGATCAGCCTCaaagaagacagaaataaactgagaacAGCTGCACCTACCAAAAGAAACAAAGTACATGTTCATCAAACTATCCTCGACTGTGTcttagaaaaactaaaattATGTTTAATCCTCAAATTAAAGCCAAAAAGGCGGTCCTGTCTTAGGCTCTCTATGATTAATAGATCCCAGTCAGTGAGGGGTTGACCAGACACATCTGTCATATACAAATATTATTTAGGAGGGGAACTCCTTGCTCTCTATGATGTGCAGGGTGTTGTGGGAGTTGAAGTCTTTTAACGCCTGCTACGTTAGCCACTGTAGCAGGCGTCTGCCAGTCGTTCTTTGTGTGATTAAGTGTTTGTGGGTTAAAATGTATCCAACTCCTTTTATTCAGctcactatttttattttttctatgtcTATGGATATTTATGACATTTTCCTCTTGCCCTGGACATCATTTTTAAGATCCTCAAGTCCCAGGGTTGTAGTTTTTTATGTCTTGCTTAAATTCTACTTCTTTTACTTCATTTCTACTTTTTCTTGTAAATGGCCCTATGTTGTGCATATTGTGCCATCAGTGGCAGGTAGACAGCATAACAGAAAAACATCGATCTAACATGTCAAAATAAGGAATATAAGCTCAAAGTGATATGTGAATACTCTTTGCGTGGGTAGTTCGGATGGTCCATGGTAATGGATATCAGTTACCTTTGTTAATTTGTAAATCAGCCCTGAAATGAGAGTATAGGTTCTGGTTGTAGTCTTTTTGCTACTTTCAGTACATCTGTTTTGTTAAAGAAACAAGCTGCTGCCAGAAAATCTTTCCTCTCCACAGCTCCCAGTACATTTAACAGAGATGAACAGTAATAAGAGACCTGGCACTTGTGGGAGTCCACATCTCTTCTGCAGGACAGCCTTCCTGGAGGAATCCACGGCTTCCGGACCTTTGGTCTGCCTCCATCGCCCTTCACCTGGGCACCTTTTTCCCGACTCTTTAGAAAAGGTAAACAGATTCAGGTGAAACGCTTCAAGGCTTAACGTAGCGTCCTGTTCCTCTGGAAACTCTTTGAAAGCTTGCGAAAAGGTGGGGTGAGGGCTGTCtagaagaaaactaaaaaaTCTTTGCAGCAGAAATACGACATGTGATTAACATCAGCAGTATTTCCCCCGAATCTATAAAGTACAGTAACCTGTGGGGTTTTGCTGGGACTCCTCCTCATGTGAACATGTATAGGTGTAGTCTCCAGTACGTGGAGGTGAACCGGTGGCGGCGGCGGGGGTGAATCCCGGGTTTTCATTCTCATAGACCCCGTTTGGGCACATTAATGACCCGTTAAAATAAGTattaaaaagcacatttttatcATGATACACAGTCTGCTTCCAAGATGAATCTCGGCTTCTCCCTGTAGAGCAAACGGTTGTTTGGCTTGACAAACGACCGGCCTGATGATTGGCTCGTTTGCAAGATCCCGCTTTGTGATTGGTTGAGAGGAAAGTTTTGTGCAAGCGTTGTCCGTGGTAACCATTAAAAGTAATCGTGATGTCCACGCTGCCTTTAGGTGGTGtcggaaaaaaaatccaaataaattAATACTCTTCTTAAATGTTTCAAGCTTCAATTCGAATAGGAATAATCTATCTCTTAAACATTATAAAATCAGATTAGTTGTTACATATTTATAGCAACAATGGAGCTGCAGCAGATACCTTTGTTGTGACGGTTTCGGGAATTCCGTTTGAAACCATGTAACCTGAACGCAGCACAAAACcgttataacaaaaaaaaaaccccagacaaacaaaaaacaatgaacgtactgttaaatgttttacttttcaaattcAGTTCATGTATACTGATGGCTTTTCTGCTAAAGTAAATAGCCGTTTTCCAGTTAAATAACACCGCAGTGTTCGAAGTCTGAGATGAGCTAGAGATGAATCCACTTCCTGTTTATTTCTGTGGCACTTCCGAATCTTAAGCTAACACGTTTATACTAGCCAGCCGCTCCAAAGTCCACCAATCGAAACGATATAATAAATGTACACAAAAATTTAGTGGTCAGagttttatatgttttatcaTTTGTGCTGATATCTGACAGCCAGTTATTGATTCTCGCTCCATGCGCCGTGTCGGCTAAAAACAAAGCTGCTAAGAGTTTCAGTAGCTTAGCTTGTGGTTAGCCTTCCATGTGCGCGTGGCTGTTAACAAACATGCTGGGGCAATTAACGGTGCAGTATGTTTTCTTTATGCTCCTGTTTTACCCCAGTGCCCACAAGCTCGGTGAAGGGTGTGTTGCGGCTGCTGCAGCGGAGGCACAGGACCGAGGAGCTAGCAGCACGGACACCCTGATCCTGTGCAGGGCTTGCGGACACGAGTTAGCACTCGGGACGGACATCCGCTCCGTGCCTAGCCGGCTGGCGCTCTCCAGCCGCAACGACACGCTGCTCGGGGGTCGAAGGGTTAACGTTCAGCTGTTTGAAAACCCCCACGGACACCGGTTTGAGGTGATCACGTTCAGAAAAGCCGACGTTACTCAGCACTGGCCGGCAGACAAGCGCTTCTCCTGGTTCCCGGGGTTCTCCTGGACCGTGGCCAGCTGTCCCAGGTGTAACACTCACCTAGGTGGGTAAACCTACACATCAGGGTTATTACAGTTAACTAAACTCATGTGTGAGAAAGCTAAATCGAAACGTCGATCTACTGTTAAAATAAACTTaacacacatctaaaaccttCTCGGAAACGTTGAACCTAACTCgaaaaaatattttggtatCTTTCCATCTGgctaaaatatgtttaaaacgTTTATAATTTTGTTCagtgtaaaacataaaataaagaagtatgttttagttatttttataaCCAACATGATGTCTTTAAAACACTTTGAATTGACCTATTTATGTTtgataaatatttattaatcaatatttattttttagctcattattatcattatttagcaaagtcttgtttttattaactCAAATCTTCTTTCATAGGTAATTTTAGTTTTTCCTTTAGTTTTATTTCACTAAAAAGTTTGGTTAGCTTTCAAATACAATGTACCGGGAAAAATAGTTAGTTTTAATCTGTCATCATAATCCGCCTTAAAAcgctttggtgcagtttttgcTGAGATTAAATATTGTGTTTACATTAATCTACTagtttaatattaaaatgtttattgagATTTTCATGTTCTGAAAATTACACTGCTGACAAAAGTGCTttttgttataataataatgaaaaccagcactgaaactaaagtaaaaataaaaactcaaataaaTTAGGAATAAACAACTATAATAACTCTGGTTTACATGTTTATATTTTGGTTGCATATTTTTGTGCTTTACAGTTTTAACATAAAGTCATATAAACAAGTTAATCCAATATGTTTAAACTGTATATTAGTAGTAAAACCTTATCTAAACAGATGAAAAATTGTTTGCAACCTGTCAAACTATTTCCTTTCTGCGTATCCTTGATAATCTTCTTGACATTTTGAATGACCCGTTTATGAATGTTTTATTATGCCCCAAAATGAGCGACTGAGCCATTAAcgcaccaaaacaaacaaaaaaaagttttccagGGGCAGAGCAGAGGGTAGTTTTCCCATAGACTTGTAAAGGACCAGAAGTCCCGTTGCGGCCACAAGATTTTCCCCCTGGTGGCCTTtgaaaagaatgcaggtttaaggcacctGCGTCCTCGTGTTATACCATCTGTGCCACAATCTGAAACATGAATTTGATCCCTTAGACTGCAACTCAGTCACATATAGAGCCCTACCTGCCCACAACTTTAGAGATATCTGATTAGACCTTCTTTTAAATACAGATGCttgttttaaacaaatttatatAGGTTAGATGTTTTCTTAGATACTCACCCCTTACTTTTTAAAGGTATGGTTGACTGcatttgtgtgtaatgaataTTGGGACATGCACATTTCTTTCaagtgagttttttttttatccaaacTAAAGTACTTGAAGTTATTAAATACAGATCTGGAAAATAGTTCATTTTTAAGTCAGGATTTAGTACATCTGAATTCAGGGTTTTATGATTAACCTGCACTGACATGTATCCCACTTCTCTGAAACACCTGAACAAGTTGCATCTTGCTTTCAGGTAACTGATTTTGTCACTTTTCTCTAGGTTGGGCCTTCCAGCCAAGTGACTGGCCTGACAGGATAACAAAAACCAATTTCAAGGAATCGGAGCAcaccttcttggctttaatcacCCATCGCCTACTAACAGAGGACTTTGCTTCAAGCCTGCTTATGACTCCAAAATCCTTCTCCAGCTGACAGACTTTACAAGTAGTTAACCCTGGTGCCTTTGCCACTACCTGAATTATATTTTCTTAAATTTGAATGCACCCACACATGTATACACAGTAAGTTTTATTATTGTAACAAAGCAAGTTGTACACCtcaaatttaaaacaatttcttccccccccaccccaagcgaaaaaaggaaaagggtgATTAAATGTAAATTCTGAGATAACAGGTCCATTTTTTAAACCCATGAAGCAGTGGGGGGCAAAATTTacaagcttgtttttttttccattttgttctttattaaaaatgtcatttcaAATCTCATGGATATCTGTAAAacaatacaatgaaaaaaaaaagtcccataGAAATGGTGTCAAAATAACCACTCTCCCCAATATCCAACATACTCCTGCCCCACCCTGCCCTCCCTCTAAACATTACAAGTCAAAGGAATGAGCTGGTACTCATTAAGCACGTAGGGGAAAATAAGTTTTAAGGGTTCAACATcccaaatgaagaaaaaaaataaaataaaatttaaaaaaaaaaaaaaaaaaaaaaaaaaaaaaaggaaagaaaatattgAGAGGTCTGCTAGCGCTAGGTCACTACACCATG
This region of Pelmatolapia mariae isolate MD_Pm_ZW linkage group LG12, Pm_UMD_F_2, whole genome shotgun sequence genomic DNA includes:
- the LOC134638641 gene encoding outer dense fiber protein 2-like, with translation MRMKTRDSPPPPPPVHLHVLETTPIHVHMRRSPSKTPQSREKGAQVKGDGGRPKVRKPWIPPGRLSCRRDVDSHKCQTSRVRHQTENGIRHQNEAEEQEEELDAVSKDLSILLREQESFRRLKKSDSQGQHREADLLLRALVEAEIDGVAVANQLTALKETMDSFAKDKTPLKLHAASLERQQKLLLEKIEMFDNTHHGLRQLLREWSEHERESLVRSEQTDTLRKRLADSEAENMRLLAKLTHKEKEASKLAEHLDFEKDNVKSTEELSRILESTRSHLESQLSRAEAEKTRLAAQIQRMYQSQEQQQKELQVLQEELQTLREQREAEERSLALLTEQAERAEEAARRFAEKLQEKESQLAQALSTSSDWCLRHSKEAAAKGQLEQEISALKHQVIELHAQLHSAEEKSRAEREELRDQLHHLSAENASTKLHNQSLKSQLTSSEEKQRGLQSEARQLKASIRKYENLVEKYKKKVQQARLESEEYCLKLEVVQKEALDVQVSLDREKEQVRRELLGRLRELETLPDRLRKTEQQLREAQQEADARERRNMENNSALSEVRHKVEQQGTQLETLQQRNLLLQEENNVLKEKVYNFERRLEGLKAENREMSQSLASKEASIHSIQQQLEEKSHECSVLSRQLQQTLDDVQKQVDDSMQRVLAKERSSQSKALDLQSQLSRAKTELSQLQRNKEEMERRFQSQLQNMKDRLEQSDSTNRSLQNYVHFLKTSYGNVFGDSLLGS